GAATCCGGCTGGCTTCCTCGCGACTTTCGCGAAGAATCCGCTCGGACTCCTCGTTGACCCGCTCCATTTCCTGGCGAGCACGATCGGCCGATGCCAGATCTTCCTCGATTTTATTGCGCCGCTCTTCCAGCGCTTTGGTGATCGGCGGCCATACATATTTCATGCAGAACCATACGAACACCAGAAAGGCGATGGACTGGCCGATCAAAGTTAGGTTCAGATTCACGCCGTCACCTCTCGCTACGTGGTCATTGGGGCATCACAACGGATGCCGGGCATCCTCGTCAGGGACGCTCAGCCAACGAACGGATTGGCGAAGGTGAAGAACAGCGCGATACCGACACCGATCATGGCCACGGCGTCCAGCAGACCGGCGACAATGAACATCTTGACCTGCAGTTGCGGAATCATTTCAGGCTGACGAGCGGCGCCTTCCAGAAACTTGCCGCCCAGAATGCCGAAACCGATGGCGGTGCCCAGGGCGCCCAGACCGATCAGCAGCGAAACGGCAATCGCAGTCATGCCCAGAACTTGTGCTTCCATGGTGCTCTCCAGTTTTCAAGTCACGTTGAGTTGAGGGGGAGTGGGTAAACCGATCAGTGATCTTCGCAGGCCTGACTGAGATAGACGATCGTCAGCATCATGAAGATGAAGGCCTGAAGAACGATGATCAGCAGGTGGAAAGTAGCCCAGGCAAAATGCAGGGGCAGCTGGAACAGGCCGACGGAGGCGATCAGCATGAAGATCAGCTCGCCGGCATAGAGATTACCGAACAGACGCAGTCCGAGCGAGATCGGCTTGGACAGCAGCGTCACCAGCTCGAGCAACAGGTTGGCCGGCACCAGCAGTGCCTGTACCAGGGGGTTGCTGGCCGCAAAGGGTTTCAGGGTCAGATCGGCCACAAAGCCGCTGACACCCTTCATGCGAACCGTGTAGATCAGAATCAGGGCAAAGACCGTCAGCGACATGCCCATGGTGGCATTGATATCAGCGGTCGGCACGATACGGAAGTAGACATGCGAGGGATCCTCGACGCCGACCACGCTGACGCCAACGGCCTGGGCCAGCTGAGGTATCCAGTCAACCGGAATCAGATCCATCAGGTTCATCAAAAAGATCCAGACGAAGATGGTCAGCGAGAGGGGAGCAATCAGCCGACTCTTGCCGTGGAACGTTTCGCGGACCGAGCTGTCAACAAATTCGACGACCATTTCCACGGCATTGTTCAGCTTCGATGGCACGCCACTGGTCGCATGACGGGCCACCAGCCGGAAAAGCCAGAGAAACAGGGCACCCAGGCCAATCGAAAAGAGCATGGTATCCAGATTAATCGCCCAGAACCCCATGTTCGATGCCTGCTCGGCACTGTGAGCGATGGTCCAGCCATGTCCAGGATCATACCCGAAGGTCAGATTCTGAAGGTGATGCTTGATGTACTCGGACGTTTCCAGATGATTGCCTGCTGCCATGGAGCTGCCTCGGTGATCAGGTGCGCGATCCGGTGCGAACAAGCCAGAAACCCAGCCAGTGAACGCATTGAACCACCACGTAAGCGCCAAAAAAGAAAGCGGGGTTTGAAGGCGGCACTGCCACGAAGACCAGCGTGAACAATGCCACTGTCAAACCAAACTTTCCGGCCTCTGCCCGATAGAAGCCGTTCATGATTTCCCGGGCAAGACGTGCACCGCGCAGCCTGAAAGCCCGCCAGGCGAAATAGGCATTGGGCAGCAGACATACCAGCGCACCACTCAGGGCGGACATCCCGGCTGCCTCTCCGGACGTCAGCAGCGCCAGCACAGCGATGATACTCCCCGCGAGTGCCTGCCCCGCCAGCAGACGACCGACCTGCGGCCTCTGAGGTCTGGCCGGTGTCATGGGCCGCATGAGTAGCTCCCTGCCCTGGAGATAATGTCAAACCCTTACTTGTGCCAGTGCCCGGCCATTTGCCAAACCGGGCGGATTATAGGGAAGCCATATGCTCCCATCAACGCCCAAAAAGGCAAAAAGCCATGCAGTAATGCCTATTTGTCGACAAAAGCGAGTAGATGCTCGTTCAAACTGCGCTATCTGGCAATCCCGGGTTAAGTTCTCTTTAAGTGCCGAAAAAGGCTAGCGGATATGTCCGAGAATGCCATCGAGCTCCTCGAGGCTGGTATAGCGAATGGTCAAACGCCCCTTGCCGCTTTTGCCATGACTGATCCTGACCCGGGCACCGAGCAGTTCTCCAAGCTGGGTTTCCAGACGCCCGACGTCCGGTGAGGCAGGCGCCGGCTCGGGAGCCGCCTTCGATTCATTCATGCGCTTCACCAGCGCTTCGGTCTGACGCACGGTCAGCCCGCGATCCACCACCTCATGAGCCGCCTGACGCTGTTTTGTCCCCTTGAGCGCCAGCAGGGCACGGGCATGGCCTACATCAAGATCACCCCGTTCCAGCAGGGTCTGCACACTTTCCTCAAGGGCCAGCAGTCGCAACAGATTGGCGATCTGGGCGCGAGACTTGCCCAGCGTATCGGCCACCTGTTGCTGGGTCAGCTCGAACTCATCCATCAGCCGCCGCAGGGCCACCGACTCTTCAACCGGATTGAGATTCTCGCGCTGAATGTTCTCGATCAGCGACATGGCCAACGCGGCCTCGTCATCGAGCTCGCGCACTACAGCAGGGATCGTTTCAAGCTCGGCAAGCTGGGCAGCACGCCAGCGGCGCTCACCGGCAATGATCTCGAAGCGCTGCTCGCCACTGGCATCAGGCAACGGACGCACCACAATCGGCTGCATCACGCCCTGACGACGAATCGAGGCTGCCAGCTCATCCAGTCGCTCGGGCTGGATATCGCGCCGGGGCTGATAACGCCCACGAACCAGGCGTGAAAGCGGAATACGCTCGAGGCGCTCGCCTGCTTCGAGTTCGGGTGCTTCGATCGAGGCGTCCTCGTGAGCCTCCCCGGAGACATCGAGGGTTACTTCACCACTGGAGCGCTGCCGGGCATTGGCACCAGCACCGATCAGGGCATCCAAACCTCTTCCGAGTGCACGTTTACGGGTCATGCGGAAGTCACCTCGATCAACACGATCATCACAATGGCGTTACAGCGCCAGGCGGCGAATCAGTTCCTTGGCCAGCACGCGATAGGCATGACTGCCCCGGGACATCCGGGCGTAACGAGTCACCGGCAGACCATGACTGGGCGCCTCGGCTACCCGGACATTGCGGGGAATGGCCGCCCTGAGCAACTGATCGCCGAAATAATTCGCCAGCTGGTTGCTGACATCACGCGTCAGGCTGTTGCGACTGTCGTACATGGTGCGCACGATGCCGTCCAGTGCCAGCGTCGGATTGACGCTTTCGCGGATCTGCTCAACCGTATCCAGCAGTGCCGAGAGGCCCTCCAGCGCATAAAACTCGCACTGCAGCGGAATCAGTACCCCATGCGAGGCGGTCAGGGCATTGACCGTCAGCATGTTGAGCGAGGGCGGACAGTCGATCAGTACGACATCAAAGTCGGCCACCATGTCACCCACGGCTCGATCCAGACAGCGTTCACGCCCTTCGCGATCAAGCAGGTCAACTTCGGCCGCAGTGAGATCGCCATTGGCAGGCAGCAGGGCATAGCCGGCCGCGTCACTGCGGATCATGACATCGCGCGCCGCCCGATCACCCAACAGCACATCGAGCATGCTGCCTGCGGGCAGATCATGCTTGTCGACACCGCTGCCCATGGTGGCATGGCCCTGGGGGTCAAGATCGATCAACAGAACGCGCCGCTTGAGCGACGCCAGCGAAGCGGCCAGATTGACGGCGGTGGTGGTCTTGCCGACGCCGCCTTTCTGATTGGTCAGCGCGATGATCCGGGTCAAGAGGACAATCCCTGGTTATTGATCGGTAGTCGCCTCGTCAGCTTCGAGACGCAGCAGATGGCGATCGCCCTGCTGGCCGGGCACCTCGAGCGGCACACATTCGAGCAGTGTGGCACCGGTGAGCGCACCGGTACGCAGGCTGTCGTCGCGGCCGATCATGGCCAGCCACTCGCCACCGGAGGCCAGTAGATGCCGGCTGGCATCTACGAAGACCTGTGGTGCAGCAAAGGCTCGACTGACAATCTGATCGAAGGGCCCAGCCTGATACTGTTCCACCCGGGCCTGCACGGCACTGACACCACTCAGCCCGAGTTCGTACGCCGCCTGCCGCTGGAAGCGGACCTTCTTGCCATTGCTGTCCAGCAGAGTCACGTTCAGCTGCGGCCTCATGATTGCCAGTACCAACCCCGGTAAACCGGCACCACTGCCCACATCCAGAAGGCGAGGCCCACGCAGCCAGGGCACGATGGCGAGCGAATCGAGCAGATGGCGCTGTACCATCGCGACCGGTTCGCGTACCGCGGTGAGGTTATAAGCCCGGTTCCACTTGTGCAACAGTGCCACCAGCGCCAGCAGCCGATCACGCTGCTCCGCAGGCG
This DNA window, taken from Kushneria phosphatilytica, encodes the following:
- the atpE gene encoding F0F1 ATP synthase subunit C; translation: MEAQVLGMTAIAVSLLIGLGALGTAIGFGILGGKFLEGAARQPEMIPQLQVKMFIVAGLLDAVAMIGVGIALFFTFANPFVG
- the atpB gene encoding F0F1 ATP synthase subunit A, which codes for MAAGNHLETSEYIKHHLQNLTFGYDPGHGWTIAHSAEQASNMGFWAINLDTMLFSIGLGALFLWLFRLVARHATSGVPSKLNNAVEMVVEFVDSSVRETFHGKSRLIAPLSLTIFVWIFLMNLMDLIPVDWIPQLAQAVGVSVVGVEDPSHVYFRIVPTADINATMGMSLTVFALILIYTVRMKGVSGFVADLTLKPFAASNPLVQALLVPANLLLELVTLLSKPISLGLRLFGNLYAGELIFMLIASVGLFQLPLHFAWATFHLLIIVLQAFIFMMLTIVYLSQACEDH
- a CDS encoding ATP synthase subunit I, whose protein sequence is MRPMTPARPQRPQVGRLLAGQALAGSIIAVLALLTSGEAAGMSALSGALVCLLPNAYFAWRAFRLRGARLAREIMNGFYRAEAGKFGLTVALFTLVFVAVPPSNPAFFFGAYVVVQCVHWLGFWLVRTGSRT
- a CDS encoding ParB/RepB/Spo0J family partition protein encodes the protein MTRKRALGRGLDALIGAGANARQRSSGEVTLDVSGEAHEDASIEAPELEAGERLERIPLSRLVRGRYQPRRDIQPERLDELAASIRRQGVMQPIVVRPLPDASGEQRFEIIAGERRWRAAQLAELETIPAVVRELDDEAALAMSLIENIQRENLNPVEESVALRRLMDEFELTQQQVADTLGKSRAQIANLLRLLALEESVQTLLERGDLDVGHARALLALKGTKQRQAAHEVVDRGLTVRQTEALVKRMNESKAAPEPAPASPDVGRLETQLGELLGARVRISHGKSGKGRLTIRYTSLEELDGILGHIR
- a CDS encoding ParA family protein → MTRIIALTNQKGGVGKTTTAVNLAASLASLKRRVLLIDLDPQGHATMGSGVDKHDLPAGSMLDVLLGDRAARDVMIRSDAAGYALLPANGDLTAAEVDLLDREGRERCLDRAVGDMVADFDVVLIDCPPSLNMLTVNALTASHGVLIPLQCEFYALEGLSALLDTVEQIRESVNPTLALDGIVRTMYDSRNSLTRDVSNQLANYFGDQLLRAAIPRNVRVAEAPSHGLPVTRYARMSRGSHAYRVLAKELIRRLAL
- the rsmG gene encoding 16S rRNA (guanine(527)-N(7))-methyltransferase RsmG, producing the protein MNPACEQVLDAGLDELGLVAPAEQRDRLLALVALLHKWNRAYNLTAVREPVAMVQRHLLDSLAIVPWLRGPRLLDVGSGAGLPGLVLAIMRPQLNVTLLDSNGKKVRFQRQAAYELGLSGVSAVQARVEQYQAGPFDQIVSRAFAAPQVFVDASRHLLASGGEWLAMIGRDDSLRTGALTGATLLECVPLEVPGQQGDRHLLRLEADEATTDQ